A single Spiroplasma floricola 23-6 DNA region contains:
- a CDS encoding Mbov_0401 family ICE element transposase-like protein — MRKYNFTNYEKTAYFNQNIYFQNFEEKLVDKAKKDIQEEFEKIDLRIRYDKKRIACGWQIKDYRYRKIKTLYGDVSFLRTRYWNKFTKEVKVLVDQEIPIEKYQRIIPNLKIEILNRVGRGNRYCDIVDCLRNSKISEQTISNVVKRFNIAKDTIEDLRGKKIDVSNKEYIYIETDDTFSNFIKDNKKTNFRIRIATIHTGARRGIHNRKYLENKKIDYMLIEKGKRISTLDYSKRIKVFINNHYKNYENKQLVILGDNATWINNLAYELGGFYVLDKYHLIKKLSSVFPYNNRNRFICEKWKKPFLYIKTSILKGLSYNYVLDALNEVFLWLESNNEKEKLREFIKFISFIKRNSSAIKNYYKKFDSSSHTEGQVSSFVKQTLGYGKKIYGFKTFSNLLKIKQIHANGYDMCELLEYEIETLQINNLDYIYKEVIEYKTIGLLWKDKKSDISTKGSWAKIKQPGFKRV, encoded by the coding sequence ATGAGAAAATACAATTTTACAAATTATGAAAAAACAGCCTATTTTAATCAAAATATTTATTTTCAAAATTTCGAAGAAAAATTAGTTGATAAAGCTAAAAAAGATATTCAAGAAGAGTTTGAAAAAATAGATTTAAGAATAAGATATGACAAAAAGAGAATTGCATGTGGATGACAAATAAAAGATTATAGATATAGAAAAATCAAAACTTTGTATGGTGATGTAAGTTTTTTAAGAACTAGATATTGAAATAAATTTACAAAGGAAGTTAAAGTTTTAGTTGATCAAGAAATTCCTATTGAAAAGTACCAAAGAATAATACCAAATTTAAAGATAGAAATTTTAAATAGAGTTGGAAGAGGTAATAGATATTGTGATATTGTTGACTGCTTAAGGAACAGCAAAATTAGTGAGCAAACAATATCAAATGTAGTTAAAAGATTTAATATAGCTAAAGATACAATTGAAGATTTGAGAGGAAAAAAAATAGATGTTTCGAATAAAGAATATATTTATATTGAAACTGATGATACTTTTTCAAATTTTATTAAAGATAATAAAAAAACTAATTTTAGAATTAGAATAGCAACTATTCATACTGGTGCAAGAAGAGGTATCCATAATAGAAAATATTTGGAAAATAAGAAAATAGACTATATGTTAATTGAAAAGGGTAAAAGAATATCCACATTAGATTATTCAAAAAGAATTAAAGTTTTTATAAATAATCATTATAAAAACTATGAAAATAAGCAGCTAGTTATTTTAGGAGATAATGCAACATGAATAAATAATTTGGCATATGAGCTTGGAGGTTTTTATGTTTTAGATAAGTATCATTTAATAAAAAAACTATCTAGCGTATTTCCTTATAATAATCGCAATAGATTTATTTGTGAAAAATGAAAAAAACCATTTTTATACATAAAAACTTCTATATTAAAAGGTTTAAGCTATAACTATGTTCTAGATGCTTTAAATGAAGTATTTTTATGATTAGAATCGAACAATGAGAAAGAAAAATTAAGAGAGTTTATTAAATTTATAAGTTTTATTAAAAGAAACAGTTCTGCTATAAAAAATTATTATAAGAAGTTTGATTCATCATCTCATACTGAAGGACAAGTATCATCTTTTGTAAAACAAACACTAGGTTATGGAAAGAAAATATATGGTTTTAAAACCTTTAGTAATTTATTGAAAATTAAACAAATACATGCTAATGGTTATGATATGTGTGAACTATTAGAATATGAAATAGAAACTCTACAAATTAATAATTTGGACTATATATATAAAGAAGTAATAGAATACAAAACTATAGGCTTATTATGAAAAGACAAAAAATCAGATATTTCAACAAAAGGTTCATGAGCTAAAATAAAACAACCAGGATTTAAAAGAGTTTAA
- the typA gene encoding translational GTPase TypA, whose product MMDKKIINIAVIAHVDAGKSTLVDAFLSQSNVFRANEEVKEQVMDSNDQERERGITIYSKNCAIEYNGYKINIVDTPGHADFSSEVERIMKTVDTVILLVDSAEGPMPQTRFVLSKALELGLRPILLVNKIDKKDQRALEVVDEVLELFMELDANDEQIEFPSLFGTAREGIVQYSMEEKSDNLVPLFETIIKQVGNYPIELAKEPVQLQISSLAYDSFIGRLGIGRLFKGVLKEGQQVAISKNDGSVAKGKVSGLFIYEGLKRVAVKEAQAGEIVVISGISDLTIGDTVCEQDKIDALPPIVIEEPTMSMNFLVNTSPFAGRVGKYVTTRNIKERLDKELEVNVGLRVETLTDSSADGFKVLGRGELHLSVLIETMRREGFELGISRPEVVIKIDEKGNKLEPMEKVIIDVPTEYSGTVINKLNLRKGIMTDMDSDGVRDKVTYHIPTRGLIGFKSEFTNDTRGEGVMVKSSIGYEEYKGKIEGRQNGTLVSMANGVTLPYALNNLEERGILFVGPQVEVYDGMIVGLHSRDNDLNVNPTTGKKLTNTRASGSDDSVKLTPPRKFTLEEALEFIEWDELVEVTPEDIRLRKKWLSENERKQHRNDPH is encoded by the coding sequence ATTATGGATAAAAAAATAATAAATATAGCAGTTATTGCTCACGTAGATGCTGGAAAATCAACTTTAGTTGATGCTTTTTTAAGTCAATCAAACGTTTTTAGAGCAAATGAAGAAGTAAAAGAACAAGTTATGGACAGCAATGATCAAGAAAGAGAACGTGGAATTACAATTTATTCAAAGAATTGTGCTATTGAATATAATGGTTACAAAATAAATATTGTTGATACTCCAGGACATGCTGACTTTTCAAGTGAAGTTGAAAGAATAATGAAAACTGTTGATACAGTAATATTATTAGTAGATTCAGCTGAAGGGCCAATGCCTCAAACAAGATTTGTTCTTTCAAAAGCATTAGAATTGGGATTAAGACCAATACTTTTGGTGAATAAAATTGATAAAAAAGATCAAAGAGCTTTAGAAGTAGTTGATGAAGTACTAGAATTATTTATGGAACTTGATGCAAATGATGAACAAATTGAGTTTCCTTCACTGTTTGGAACAGCACGTGAAGGTATTGTTCAATATTCAATGGAAGAAAAAAGTGATAATTTAGTTCCTTTATTTGAAACAATTATTAAACAAGTAGGAAATTATCCAATAGAATTGGCAAAAGAACCTGTTCAATTGCAAATCTCTTCTCTTGCATATGATTCATTTATTGGAAGATTGGGAATTGGAAGATTATTTAAAGGTGTTCTAAAAGAAGGACAACAAGTTGCAATTTCCAAAAATGATGGAAGTGTTGCAAAAGGAAAAGTTTCAGGATTATTTATCTATGAAGGGTTAAAAAGAGTAGCTGTAAAAGAAGCTCAAGCTGGAGAAATTGTTGTTATTTCAGGAATTAGTGATTTAACAATTGGAGATACAGTATGTGAACAAGACAAAATTGATGCATTACCTCCAATTGTTATTGAAGAACCAACTATGAGTATGAACTTTTTAGTAAATACTTCTCCTTTTGCTGGAAGAGTTGGTAAATATGTTACTACAAGAAATATCAAAGAAAGACTAGACAAAGAATTAGAAGTAAATGTTGGTTTAAGAGTTGAAACTCTAACTGATTCATCTGCTGATGGATTTAAAGTACTTGGTAGAGGTGAACTTCATTTATCTGTTTTAATTGAAACTATGAGAAGAGAAGGTTTTGAATTAGGAATTTCAAGACCAGAAGTTGTTATTAAAATTGATGAAAAAGGCAATAAGCTAGAACCAATGGAAAAAGTAATAATTGATGTTCCAACAGAATATTCAGGAACAGTTATTAATAAACTAAATTTAAGAAAAGGTATAATGACTGACATGGACTCTGATGGAGTAAGAGATAAAGTAACATATCATATTCCAACAAGAGGATTAATTGGATTTAAATCAGAATTCACAAATGATACTCGTGGTGAAGGGGTTATGGTTAAATCAAGTATTGGTTATGAAGAATACAAAGGTAAAATTGAAGGAAGACAAAATGGTACTTTAGTTTCTATGGCAAATGGTGTAACTCTACCTTATGCATTAAATAACTTAGAAGAAAGAGGTATCTTATTTGTTGGACCTCAAGTTGAAGTTTATGATGGAATGATTGTTGGATTGCACTCACGTGATAATGACTTAAATGTTAATCCAACAACAGGAAAAAAACTGACAAATACTAGAGCATCAGGAAGTGATGATTCAGTTAAGTTAACTCCACCAAGAAAGTTTACTCTTGAAGAAGCTTTAGAATTTATTGAATGAGATGAACTTGTGGAAGTAACTCCTGAAGATATCAGATTAAGAAAAAAATGACTTTCAGAAAATGAAAGAAAACAACATAGAAATGATCCACACTAG
- the eno gene encoding phosphopyruvate hydratase, giving the protein MSKITNIVAREVLDSRGFPTVQVDVTTEFGGFGTAKVPSGASTGSREALELRDGDKKRFNGKGVLKAVANVNSKIANLIIGMEVTDQVAIDTEMCKLDGDDFKKNLGANAILGVSLAVAKAAASELEIPLYRYIGGTNARRLPVPMLNVINGGEHADSAIDFQEFMIMPVGAPTFSEALRWASETFQALKSLLHDKKDITAVGDEGGFAPNFAWAYPEETIEAFKAKTPVHVALDLLVEAIEKAGYKTGKDGIMIAMDCANSELYIDGKYHFKKIEKLTGKEWALTTDEMVSFLDQLVDTYPIISIEDGLAESDWDGFQKQVKRMGHKIQIVGDDLFVTNPKITAEGIEKKAANSVLIKLNQIGTLTETIETIQMAQKAGWTAVTSHRSGETEDSTIADLAVALNTGQIKTGSMSRSDRIAKYNRLLEIEAELGEAAIYDGLKSFYNLTK; this is encoded by the coding sequence ATGTCAAAAATAACTAACATTGTTGCACGTGAAGTACTTGATTCACGTGGATTTCCAACAGTTCAAGTTGACGTAACAACTGAATTTGGTGGATTTGGAACTGCAAAAGTTCCTTCAGGAGCTTCAACTGGATCAAGAGAAGCTTTAGAATTAAGAGATGGAGATAAAAAACGTTTCAATGGAAAAGGTGTTTTAAAAGCTGTTGCTAATGTAAATAGTAAAATAGCTAATCTAATTATTGGAATGGAAGTAACTGATCAAGTTGCTATCGATACAGAAATGTGTAAATTAGATGGAGATGACTTCAAAAAAAACTTAGGAGCAAATGCTATTTTAGGTGTTTCTTTAGCTGTTGCTAAAGCAGCTGCAAGTGAATTAGAAATTCCATTATACAGATACATTGGAGGAACAAATGCAAGAAGATTGCCAGTTCCTATGTTAAATGTTATTAACGGTGGAGAACATGCTGATTCAGCAATTGACTTCCAAGAATTTATGATTATGCCTGTTGGTGCTCCAACATTTAGTGAAGCTTTAAGATGAGCTTCAGAAACTTTCCAAGCTTTAAAATCATTATTACATGATAAAAAAGATATTACAGCTGTTGGAGATGAAGGAGGATTTGCTCCAAACTTTGCATGAGCATATCCAGAAGAAACTATTGAAGCATTCAAAGCAAAAACTCCAGTTCATGTTGCTTTAGATTTATTAGTAGAAGCAATTGAAAAAGCTGGTTACAAAACTGGAAAAGATGGAATTATGATTGCAATGGATTGTGCAAACTCAGAATTATACATCGATGGAAAATACCATTTCAAAAAAATTGAAAAATTAACTGGAAAAGAATGAGCATTAACAACAGATGAAATGGTTTCATTCTTAGATCAATTAGTTGATACATACCCAATTATTTCAATTGAAGATGGATTGGCTGAATCAGATTGAGATGGATTCCAAAAACAAGTTAAAAGAATGGGACACAAAATACAAATCGTTGGAGATGATTTATTTGTAACAAATCCAAAAATTACTGCAGAAGGAATTGAAAAGAAAGCTGCAAACTCAGTATTAATTAAATTAAACCAAATTGGAACTTTAACAGAAACAATTGAAACTATTCAAATGGCTCAAAAAGCTGGTTGAACAGCTGTTACTTCACATCGTTCAGGTGAAACTGAAGATTCAACAATTGCTGATTTAGCTGTTGCTTTAAATACAGGACAAATTAAAACAGGTTCAATGTCAAGATCTGATAGAATTGCAAAATACAATAGATTATTAGAAATTGAAGCTGAATTAGGTGAAGCTGCAATTTATGATGGTCTAAAATCATTCTATAATTTAACAAAATAA
- a CDS encoding phosphatase PAP2 family protein, producing MFKKKKNWILISLLSVFLIYFVIIAIYDYKIASMIGNSFANSWFSLFFDKIGALVVIFPIYIIFLAYLLKFISREKFNNIFKISTIVVFDLIYIALSFYLFFSIKNSSNDLANKISTAIMCFLLTLLIILISYIWIKLLIFNNIEQINKIFYCANISIIFMLLCWINLILFKYIFGRNRPEAVIELKNPFQYVFQINFIRLGKQSTSFPSGHTMAMGQLVIFIYFVSFKNKKWENIFKVLLFSIVIILTLLMACSRMIMQKHFITDVSFSMFLLVLYYLVSPIIVEKIYKRIKANG from the coding sequence ATGTTTAAAAAGAAGAAAAATTGAATTTTAATAAGTTTATTGTCAGTTTTTCTAATATATTTTGTAATAATTGCAATTTATGATTATAAAATTGCATCAATGATAGGCAATAGTTTTGCAAATAGCTGATTTTCTCTTTTTTTTGATAAAATAGGTGCTCTTGTAGTAATTTTTCCTATTTATATAATTTTTTTGGCCTATCTTTTAAAATTTATAAGTAGAGAAAAATTTAACAATATATTTAAAATATCAACTATTGTAGTATTTGATTTGATTTATATTGCTCTTTCTTTTTACCTATTTTTTAGTATTAAAAACTCTAGCAATGATTTAGCAAATAAAATATCTACAGCAATTATGTGTTTTTTGTTAACATTATTAATTATTTTAATTAGCTATATATGAATTAAACTTTTAATATTTAACAATATTGAACAAATAAATAAAATATTTTATTGTGCAAATATTAGTATTATATTTATGCTTTTGTGCTGAATAAATTTAATTTTATTTAAATACATATTTGGAAGAAATAGACCAGAAGCAGTAATTGAATTAAAAAACCCATTTCAATATGTATTTCAAATAAACTTTATTAGACTTGGAAAACAAAGTACAAGTTTTCCTTCTGGACACACAATGGCAATGGGGCAACTAGTTATTTTCATATATTTTGTATCTTTTAAAAATAAAAAGTGAGAAAATATATTCAAAGTTTTATTATTTTCAATAGTAATAATTTTAACTTTATTAATGGCATGTTCAAGAATGATAATGCAAAAACATTTTATAACAGATGTATCATTTTCAATGTTTTTACTTGTTCTATATTATCTTGTATCACCAATAATAGTAGAAAAAATATATAAGAGGATAAAAGCAAATGGCTAA
- the ruvX gene encoding Holliday junction resolvase RuvX: MAKYIGLDLGSKTIGIATSEGYFANPKETIRFQENNFLEAVTKLDIFLKKEGFEKIIVGYPKNMDGSTGHRVEMVEEFIAKMVEQKVISSELIERVDERLTTRMAKQVMISADLSRKKQKENKDQIAAKLILETYINSIK, from the coding sequence ATGGCTAAATATATCGGATTAGATTTGGGAAGTAAAACAATAGGAATTGCCACAAGTGAAGGTTATTTTGCAAATCCAAAAGAAACAATTAGATTTCAAGAGAATAATTTTCTTGAAGCTGTTACAAAGTTAGATATTTTTCTTAAAAAAGAGGGATTTGAAAAAATAATAGTGGGCTATCCAAAAAACATGGATGGTTCAACAGGACACAGAGTTGAAATGGTTGAAGAGTTTATCGCTAAAATGGTTGAACAGAAAGTTATTTCAAGTGAATTAATTGAAAGAGTAGATGAAAGATTAACAACAAGAATGGCAAAACAAGTTATGATTTCAGCTGATTTAAGTAGAAAAAAACAAAAAGAAAATAAAGACCAAATTGCTGCTAAATTAATTTTAGAAACATATATCAACTCAATTAAGTAA
- the hpt gene encoding hypoxanthine phosphoribosyltransferase, with the protein MENHPLVKEILFSKEEIEVRTKQLAREIESYYKSRDVKENTVILIGLLKGCIPFMADFIKNFDHECQTEYMVVSSYLGGTKTTGEPKINLDLNISIKDKHILIIEDVIDSGITLEYIKNYLSLKGAKEVKVVTLLDKREGRKVNIEADWSGFVIKNEFVIGYGLDYDERLRNLPYVAVCDVDKLKDWKW; encoded by the coding sequence ATGGAAAATCATCCTTTAGTTAAAGAAATTCTATTTTCAAAAGAAGAAATAGAAGTAAGAACTAAACAGTTGGCAAGAGAAATTGAAAGTTATTATAAGAGTAGAGATGTAAAAGAAAATACAGTTATTCTTATTGGACTTTTAAAAGGTTGTATTCCTTTTATGGCAGATTTTATTAAGAATTTTGACCATGAATGTCAAACAGAATATATGGTTGTTTCTTCATATTTGGGAGGAACAAAGACAACAGGAGAACCTAAAATTAATTTAGATTTAAATATTTCTATTAAAGATAAACATATATTAATAATAGAAGATGTTATTGATTCTGGAATAACATTAGAATATATTAAGAATTATCTTTCTTTAAAAGGAGCAAAAGAAGTTAAAGTAGTAACTCTTTTAGATAAACGTGAAGGAAGAAAAGTTAATATAGAAGCTGATTGAAGTGGATTTGTTATTAAAAATGAATTCGTTATTGGTTATGGATTAGACTATGATGAAAGATTAAGAAATCTTCCTTACGTTGCAGTTTGTGATGTGGACAAACTTAAAGACTGAAAATGATAA
- the pfkA gene encoding 6-phosphofructokinase, whose product MIKKIGVLTSGGDAPGMNAAVASVIKTAISKGIEAYIIKDGYKGLINNWIEKVDINFASDIISKGGTVIGSARLPEFKEESVRQKAVENLKTIGIEALVVIGGDGSYQGAEKLTKMGINCIGLPGTIDNDIVSSDYTIGFDTALNTVINSLDQIRDTIQSHNRCMVVEIMGNACGDLTLYGATGSGAEVFSTKESYLTEEQIIDQVKELRKKNKRSVIVAVAEKNYDVNELAKKIEKETGYETRATILGHIQRGGKPTGMDRYLAVKSGIFAVEQLIAGKGGLYIGMSNNKLVARDIELTLNMPKVDKTEEYEKLRNINKAV is encoded by the coding sequence ATGATTAAAAAAATAGGTGTTTTAACTTCAGGTGGAGATGCACCAGGTATGAATGCTGCTGTTGCTTCAGTTATTAAAACTGCAATTTCAAAAGGAATTGAAGCTTATATTATTAAAGATGGATATAAAGGTCTAATTAATAATTGAATCGAAAAAGTAGATATTAATTTTGCATCAGATATTATTTCAAAAGGAGGAACTGTAATAGGTTCTGCAAGATTGCCTGAGTTTAAAGAAGAGTCAGTTAGACAAAAAGCTGTTGAAAATTTAAAAACAATTGGAATAGAAGCTTTAGTTGTAATTGGTGGTGATGGAAGTTATCAAGGTGCTGAAAAATTAACAAAGATGGGAATAAATTGTATTGGTCTTCCAGGAACAATTGACAATGATATTGTTTCATCAGATTATACAATTGGTTTTGACACAGCACTAAATACTGTAATAAACTCATTAGATCAAATAAGAGATACAATTCAATCTCACAATAGATGCATGGTTGTAGAAATTATGGGAAATGCATGTGGAGATTTGACTTTATATGGAGCAACTGGAAGTGGTGCTGAAGTTTTTTCAACAAAGGAAAGTTATTTAACAGAAGAACAAATAATTGATCAAGTTAAAGAATTACGCAAAAAAAACAAAAGAAGTGTAATTGTAGCTGTTGCTGAAAAAAACTATGATGTAAATGAATTGGCAAAGAAAATTGAAAAAGAAACTGGTTATGAAACTAGAGCAACAATTCTTGGTCATATTCAAAGAGGTGGAAAACCTACTGGTATGGATAGATACTTAGCAGTTAAATCAGGAATATTTGCAGTAGAACAGTTAATTGCAGGTAAAGGTGGATTGTATATTGGAATGAGCAATAATAAATTAGTTGCCAGAGATATAGAATTAACTTTAAATATGCCAAAAGTTGATAAAACTGAAGAGTATGAAAAACTAAGAAATATTAATAAAGCAGTTTAA
- the pyk gene encoding pyruvate kinase gives MNKEIEFYEPSKIAKKIKRTKIVTTIGPSTHSKDDIRKLFESGMNVVRLNFSHGKQEEQSEKIKSVIELREELDKPISIMLDTKGPEIRIGKVLDGAQEIKAGSDIRVYTTQEEYLKRECKATEMTVSYDMSIDLKPGDTVLVDDGKLTLNVINVESGLVNCKAFNTHTIKTNKRVNLPGVDFSLPFLAQKDIDDIKYGAKMKVDYIAASFVNTADNVKEIRNILKECKAEHIQIISKIESKIGIFNIDSIIEASDGIMVARGDLGLEIPYYEVPYWEKQMIRKCRKAGKVVVVATQMLESMTDNPQPTRAEVTDVYYATELGADATMLSGESAAGIYPFITTETMATINKRAELGFYGKIYYDRALEIARNSSSGKRAEIADELANITRNGKYEFALVLSRTGELLRTISKFRPNVTILGVCDKEELWTGFGAMHSIFMNRVKSIDKIIDNNDELSEIARSWGAKKGEQILIVRNENIKVHTV, from the coding sequence ATGAACAAAGAAATAGAATTTTATGAACCAAGTAAAATTGCAAAAAAAATTAAAAGAACTAAAATAGTTACAACAATTGGGCCAAGTACTCATTCAAAAGATGATATTAGAAAATTATTTGAATCAGGTATGAATGTTGTGAGATTAAATTTTTCTCATGGAAAACAAGAAGAACAATCAGAAAAAATAAAATCAGTAATTGAGTTAAGAGAAGAATTAGATAAACCAATTTCAATAATGTTAGATACAAAAGGTCCAGAAATTAGAATTGGAAAAGTTCTTGATGGTGCACAAGAAATTAAAGCTGGATCAGATATTAGAGTTTATACAACTCAAGAAGAGTATTTAAAACGTGAATGTAAAGCAACTGAAATGACAGTTTCATATGATATGAGTATTGATTTAAAACCAGGAGATACTGTTTTAGTAGATGATGGTAAATTAACATTAAATGTTATTAATGTAGAATCAGGATTAGTTAATTGTAAAGCTTTTAATACACACACTATTAAAACAAATAAAAGAGTAAATTTACCAGGTGTTGATTTTTCACTACCATTTTTAGCTCAAAAAGATATTGATGATATTAAATATGGAGCAAAAATGAAAGTTGACTACATTGCAGCATCATTTGTTAATACAGCAGATAATGTAAAAGAAATTAGAAATATTTTAAAAGAATGTAAAGCTGAACATATCCAAATTATTTCAAAAATTGAATCAAAAATAGGTATTTTTAATATTGATTCAATTATTGAAGCATCAGATGGAATTATGGTTGCTCGTGGAGATTTAGGATTAGAAATTCCTTATTATGAAGTTCCTTATTGAGAAAAACAAATGATCAGAAAATGTAGAAAAGCTGGAAAAGTTGTTGTTGTTGCAACACAAATGTTAGAATCAATGACTGACAATCCTCAACCAACAAGAGCTGAAGTAACTGACGTTTATTATGCAACTGAACTAGGAGCTGATGCAACTATGTTAAGTGGTGAATCAGCTGCAGGTATTTATCCATTTATAACAACAGAAACTATGGCAACAATTAATAAACGTGCAGAATTAGGTTTCTATGGAAAAATTTACTATGACAGAGCATTAGAAATTGCAAGAAATAGTTCATCTGGTAAAAGAGCAGAAATTGCAGATGAATTGGCAAACATTACAAGAAATGGTAAATACGAATTTGCATTAGTACTTTCAAGAACTGGTGAATTATTAAGAACTATTTCAAAATTTAGACCAAATGTTACAATCTTAGGTGTTTGTGACAAAGAAGAATTATGAACTGGATTTGGAGCAATGCATTCAATCTTTATGAATAGAGTTAAAAGCATTGATAAAATTATTGACAATAATGATGAATTATCTGAAATTGCAAGATCATGAGGTGCAAAAAAAGGTGAACAAATTCTTATTGTTAGAAATGAAAATATTAAAGTTCATACTGTTTAA